The Candidatus Limnocylindrales bacterium genome has a segment encoding these proteins:
- a CDS encoding FG-GAP-like repeat-containing protein: MITAPAVHSHRRRSLVLPLLLSIPAPVVLIPFSRLIALSLATLLVAALPAAAVPPCSGAGTGWCNARRVAGDVANGELGFRFGEPLDADGDGRADIAAGSRWKLKDDVYQNGVATIWSGATGAKIREWDGTINEGMFGHSVVPIPDLDGDGLADVVIAAPTAKQNDVLHGVVSAHSPKSGKTLWQKTAVREENLGWDMALAGDQNGDGAVDVFVGSPANSGGRVYLLSGKDGSVLRMYAPEVPRWTFGWYVARTDDFDADGHPDLVVGAMQGESEGDTHGAVFLLSTNTGALLRRWDSTDPVSGFGEMVTSMGDLDGDGRTEIAIASSYSADDSRSKPGEVQVFSGVTGKELRHWTGTQAGEYYGRMITSAGDINGDGVDDLAVGAPWHKAGDADKVGRVDIRSGKTGEALAEWTGDGAGSWFGWNIRRAPDPEGKKRPALLIDSLRQPMAGKDGVGVIDWYVMQR; encoded by the coding sequence ATGATCACGGCGCCGGCGGTGCACTCGCACCGCCGGCGCAGCCTCGTTCTTCCTCTGCTTCTTTCGATTCCGGCGCCGGTTGTTCTGATCCCGTTCTCTCGACTGATCGCGCTTTCGCTCGCGACGCTGCTCGTGGCGGCGTTGCCGGCCGCGGCCGTCCCGCCGTGCAGCGGTGCCGGTACCGGCTGGTGCAATGCACGTCGCGTTGCCGGCGATGTTGCGAACGGTGAGCTCGGTTTCCGCTTCGGCGAGCCGCTCGATGCCGACGGCGACGGTCGTGCGGACATCGCCGCCGGCTCGCGCTGGAAGCTCAAGGACGACGTCTACCAGAACGGCGTCGCGACGATCTGGTCGGGCGCGACCGGTGCGAAGATCCGCGAGTGGGACGGGACGATCAACGAGGGAATGTTCGGCCACTCGGTCGTTCCGATTCCCGATCTCGACGGCGACGGTCTTGCCGATGTCGTCATCGCCGCGCCGACAGCCAAGCAAAACGACGTCCTTCACGGTGTCGTCTCCGCGCATTCGCCCAAGTCCGGCAAAACCCTGTGGCAGAAGACGGCCGTGCGCGAAGAGAATCTCGGCTGGGACATGGCGCTCGCCGGAGATCAGAACGGCGACGGCGCAGTCGATGTGTTTGTCGGCTCGCCTGCCAACAGCGGCGGCCGCGTCTATCTGCTGAGCGGCAAGGACGGCTCCGTGCTCCGGATGTATGCGCCCGAAGTGCCGCGCTGGACGTTCGGCTGGTATGTCGCACGCACCGACGACTTCGATGCCGACGGACATCCCGACCTTGTCGTCGGCGCGATGCAGGGAGAATCCGAGGGCGATACGCATGGTGCGGTCTTCCTGCTGTCGACCAACACAGGCGCACTGCTTCGCCGCTGGGATAGCACCGACCCGGTTTCCGGCTTCGGCGAGATGGTGACGTCGATGGGAGATCTCGACGGCGACGGTCGCACCGAGATCGCGATTGCGTCGTCGTACAGCGCAGACGATTCGCGGTCGAAACCCGGCGAGGTTCAGGTGTTCTCCGGCGTCACCGGCAAAGAGCTGCGCCATTGGACCGGGACGCAGGCGGGCGAGTATTACGGCCGCATGATCACGAGCGCCGGCGACATCAATGGCGACGGCGTCGACGATCTCGCGGTCGGCGCGCCGTGGCACAAAGCGGGCGACGCCGACAAGGTCGGCCGCGTGGACATTCGATCCGGCAAGACCGGAGAAGCTCTCGCGGAGTGGACCGGGGATGGCGCAGGCAGCTGGTTCGGATGGAACATTCGGCGCGCACCGGATCCCGAGGGCAAGAAACGGCCAGCGTTGCTGATCGATTCGCTGCGACAGCCGATGGCCGGCAAGGACGGGGTCGGGGTGATCGACTGGTACGTCATGCAGCGATGA